Below is a window of Demequina muriae DNA.
TGCGGCTGAGCCGCTGATCCTCTAGTCCGCTGAGCCGCTAGTCCACTGAGCAACTAATCAACCACGGCGATCGCGTCGATCTCGACCAGTGCCTCCGGGCGACCGAAGCCGGCGACGATCACCACCGTGATCGGAACCGCGTGCGACCCCCACACCTCTTGTGAGGCGGCGAACGCCTCCTGCACGTCGGTGTCGGCGTGGAGATAGATGGTCAGCTTGACCACATCGTCCTGCGACGCGCCCGCCTCGGCGAGCACGGTGAGGACGTTGCGCAGCGCGACCTCGGTCTGGGTGACGAGGTCGCCGGTGATCACGCTGTCGGCGTCGGCGCCGTTCTGGCCGCCCACGTAGACCGTGCGGGAACCCGTGGCGACCGCGCCCTGCGAGAACGCGGGGGAGCGATGCATCGACTCGGGGTTGAGGTGCGTGACTGCCATGACTGCCTCCCGTCCGCGGGCGCGGTCGGCCCGCTCCTTTGACGGTAGCGCGGGAGAGGGCCCGATGCGCGGCGAGGCGGGCGCGTCGCCTTCACCAAGCGCGGTTAAAGTGACGGCATGAGCGACTCGACGACTGGCACCGCACCCACCTTCGCCGTGACGCAGAACCCCGCGCCCGCATCGGCCGCGGAGCGTGCTCACCGCATGGACTCCCAGCCTTTCGGCACGGTGTTCACCGACCACCTCGCGAAGGCGACGTGGACGGCGGAGCAGGGGTGGCACGACCACCGCATCGAGCCGTTCGGCGACCTCGTGCTGCACCCCGGCGCGACGGTACTGCACTACGGCCAGCAGGTGTTCGAGGGTCTCAAGGCGTACCGATGGGCGGACGGGTCGATCCACCTGTTCCGGCCCGAGGCCAACGCGGCGCGTCTCGCCACCTCGGCCCACCGCATGGCGCTCGCCCCGCTGCCCGAGGCCGACTTCATGGCTTCCGTCGAGGCGCTGCTCACGGTGGACGAGCAGTGGGTGCCGTCCGCGGACGAAACCAGCCTCTACCTGCGCCCCATGCTGATCGGCACTGAGCCCTGCCTGGGCGTGCGGCCGTCGCGGACTGTGGAGTACGTGCTGCTCGCGTCTCCCGTGGGCGCGTACTTCCCTAATGGCGTGAAGCCCGTGTCGATCTGGGTCGCGCAGGGGTATCACCGTGCGGGCAACGGTGGCACCGGTCAGGCCAAGACGGCCGGCAACTACGCCGCGTCGCTGCTCCCGCAGCAGCAGGCCACCGACCACGGCTGCGACCAGGTGCTGTTCCTCGACGCCGCGCGCGACACCTACGTCGAGGAGCTGGGCGGCATGAACGTGTTCGCCGTGCGCCGAGACGGCACCATCTGGACCCCGCGCGTGACCGGCACCATCCTCGAGGGCGTGACGCGCTCGTCGGTGATCGAGCTGCTGCGCGCCGAGGGCCGCGAGGTGGTCGAGCGGGACATCTCGATCACCGAGCTGCGGGACGGCATCGCCGACGGTGCGATCCAAGAGGCGTTCGCGTGCGGCACGGCCGCCGTGGTGACGCCGATTGCCCGCCTGGTGTCGCCCGACCACGACGTGGTCGTGGGGGACGGCGGCCCCGGCACCGTGACGATGGCGCTGCGCCAGCGGCTCACGGACATCCAGTACGGGCGCGCCGACGACGTGATGGGCTGGATGCGTCGCGTCGGTTGAGAGACCGGCACGGTTGACTTGCCTGGTCAGTCCGCTAGCATCGGGCGCGAACCGACCGGACCCGCGGTCGGAGTCTGAGGGGACACATGAGTAACGTTGCTGCCCGCCGCCGTCTCACGGCCGCACTCGCGACCATCGCACTCGCCGCCGTGGCGTTCGTCGGAGGCGCCGCGTCTCCCGTGAGCGCAGCAGAGGTGGGCTTCAGCGTCGATGACTTCGCGGGCAACGCGATGGGCACGCGGGAACTCGTGCCAGGCAACAACACCTGCTCCCCGTCGGGCAACAACCAGCTCACCGTGGGCGGCGGCACCATGACGGTCGACGTGCGAGTGCCCGATACGATCGGCTGCCAGTTCGGCTCCGCTCAGGTGCGGTGGACGGCGCCCACCGCCGTCGACATCACGCAGGGCGGCGCGGACCGGATCATCCTCAACTACCGAGACGTGCAGTCGGGATCAGGCAACGGCGTCGTCTTCGCACTCAGGGTCGAGGACGTTGACGGCAATGTCGCGAGCGTGGGCGGCCTCCAGCGCAACGTCGGCTCGGCAGGGGACTTCCTGACCATCCGCTACGCGCCCGCCTATGACGGCGATGTCTCCTACCTGTCGAACGCGGACGGCATCGACAAGACCCGCGTCACGTCGATCACCCTGACGGTGGCCGCGACCAGCAACAACGAGAACGTGGCGGTGACCTTCGACGGCATCGGCACCAACGTGGGCGAGCCCACGTACGAGATGCCGTCGATCCTCGCGGACGAGGCCTACGGGTTCCCGGCCTCGCAGACGACCACGCGCACGTTCGACGTGACGGGCTTCCCCGCGCCCGACGTCAGCGTCACGAACACCCCGGCCTGGATGACGGCCACCACCAGCAAGGGCACCGACACGACCACCGTCACGCTCACGGGCAACCCGGGCACCACCTACGGTGAGGCGACCATCAACGTCCACGCGGACGTGGCGAACAGCCTGACTGCGGACCGAGACGTGCGGATCGTCACCGCGTCGCCGGTCGACGTCACCTATACGGCCACCACCACCATCGTCGACCAGCCCGGCCCCGTGGTGCTCGGCACCGCCACGGCGATTCCGGACGTGAGCGTGCTCGGCACGCCCGCCGGGCTCCCCGCCGGCACCGCGCTTGCGATGGACGGCGACGACGTGGTGCTCACGGGTACGCCCACCGAGTCAGGGACGTTCGACATCGACGCAGAGGTGGGCAACGAGTGGGAGCAGGCCGCCTTCGCGCGCTCGCTCGAGGTTCATGCGCCTGCGGCTCTCAGTCCCGTGGACGACGTGGATCTGCTGCGCGGGGAAGAGATCGACCCCATCGTGCTCGAGGCCGTGGGCTACCCCGCGCCCGAGTACTCCAGCACGGCCCTGCCGGACGGACTGGCGCTGTCGGCCACGGGAACCATCACCGGCACCCCCACGGCCGTCGGCACCACGTCGGTCACGGTGACCGCGGCCAACGACTCCGGCACCTCTCAGCAGACCTTCGACGTCGCCGTGGGGGACGCTCCCGTGGTGACGCTGCCCGATGCCATCGACGCCTACGTGGGCGCGAGCTTCGACCTGACCGTCGTGGTGGACTCGTCGTCACCGGCCACCGTGGTCGCGAGTGGGCTTCCGACCGGGCTCTCCGTCGACTCCTCGGGACCTGCCGCACGCATCGTCGGCACGCCCACGCTTGCTGACGGCACCGACGAGGAGCAGGGGACCGCCCAGGTCACCGTGACCAACGAGTTCGGCGCCACGGTGCACCCCATCGACTGGACGGTGCTCCGGCCCCAGACGCCGGTCATCGAGGTTGCCGACGAGGCGCGCCTGACGCTCGGCGACGCCCTTGACCTCCCGGTGACCGTCACGAGCGTGCCCTCGGCCACCGTCTCGGCGACCGGCCTGCCCGCCGGAGTGGAGTGGGTGCCCGACGCCGACGGTGGTCGCCTCGTGGGCGCCCCCGAGGCCGCCGGAACTTCCACGGTGACCATCGCCGCGGACAACGGCCTGCTCGCACCCGTCACCGCGACGGTCTCCCTGGTGGTCGACCTTCCCGAGATCATCGTGGACTCCTCTGCGGCCACGGTGACCGCCGGCGACGCGATCACGGTCTCCGCGAGCGGGTTCCAGCCCGGGGAGTCGGTCGAGGTGTGGCTGAACTCGGACCCGATCCTGCTGGCGTCCACGACCGCCGGATCCGCCGGTGCGGTGACGCTCACGGTCGCCATTCCCGCCGACGTCCCCGCAGGCGAGCACACGCTCGTGGTGCAGGGCGCATCGGGCGCTGCGGGCGAGGCGCCGCTGACCGTGCTCGCCGCCGCCGAGCCTGCCGGCCCTGACGGCGATGGCGACGGCGATGGCGACGGTGCGGGTGCGGGGGAGAGCACGGACGGCGCGCTGTCCTCCACGGGTGCCGAGCCGTTCACGCTGCTGGCCGCGGCCGTGCTCGCCCTGGCGACGGGTGGGATGATGCTCGTGGCGCGTCGCCGCATCGGCTGACGCCTCGAACCGCACCCTGCCGACGGATTGGACCTGACCCGTGGACGATGACGCCCGCGCTGCCGCCCCGGCACCCTCCGCGGCGACTGGCTCGCGCGTGCGCGTCAACCAGTACGGATACGAGCCGGGCGCGCGCAAGCGGGCGACTCTGGTGTGCGACGCGGTCGCACCCGTGGCGTGGGAGGCGCGGTCGAGCATGGGAGCGGTCGTCGCCTCCGGCTCGACGACCGTGCTGGGGGCCGATGCGACCGCCGGCCTTCACGTGCACCGGGTGGACTTCTCGACCGTGGATGAGGCGGGGATCTACGCGCTTGAGGCGGATGGGGAGCGCAGCGCATTCTTCGTGATCAGGGAGGGGCTGTACGCACCGCTGATGACCGATGCGCTGGCGTACTTCTATCTGGCGCGATCGGGCACGGAGATCGAGGCGAGCATTGTCGGCGACGACTACGCACGAGCAGCCGGTCACGTGTCCAATGCGACCGGCCGTGACACGAACAAGGGCGACCTCAACGTCGCCTGCCAGCCGGCGGAGGAGTCGGTCACGGTCTACGGGGAGCCGTGGACGGCCGACTACCGACTCGACGTGGCGGGCGGCTGGTACGACGCCGGCGACCACGGCAAGTACGTGGTGAACGGCGGCATCGCGGTGGCGCAGCTCCTGGGTCTGTGGGAGCGGGCGCTCCGCGTGGGCGGTGCCGCTGTCGACGCCCTGGGCGATGGCTCGCTTCCTCTTCCGGAGCACGGGGATGGCGTGCCAGACGTGCTGAACGAGGCCCGGTGGGAGCTCGACTTCCTGATGTCGATGATGGTGCCCGCGGGCGAGGCGCTCGAGGGCATGGTGCACCACAAGGTGCACGACTACGGCTGGACGGGCCTGCCGATGCTGCCGGCCGACGACCCTCGTGAGCGGTACCT
It encodes the following:
- a CDS encoding RidA family protein yields the protein MAVTHLNPESMHRSPAFSQGAVATGSRTVYVGGQNGADADSVITGDLVTQTEVALRNVLTVLAEAGASQDDVVKLTIYLHADTDVQEAFAASQEVWGSHAVPITVVIVAGFGRPEALVEIDAIAVVD
- a CDS encoding branched-chain amino acid aminotransferase; translation: MSDSTTGTAPTFAVTQNPAPASAAERAHRMDSQPFGTVFTDHLAKATWTAEQGWHDHRIEPFGDLVLHPGATVLHYGQQVFEGLKAYRWADGSIHLFRPEANAARLATSAHRMALAPLPEADFMASVEALLTVDEQWVPSADETSLYLRPMLIGTEPCLGVRPSRTVEYVLLASPVGAYFPNGVKPVSIWVAQGYHRAGNGGTGQAKTAGNYAASLLPQQQATDHGCDQVLFLDAARDTYVEELGGMNVFAVRRDGTIWTPRVTGTILEGVTRSSVIELLRAEGREVVERDISITELRDGIADGAIQEAFACGTAAVVTPIARLVSPDHDVVVGDGGPGTVTMALRQRLTDIQYGRADDVMGWMRRVG